The Methylocella tundrae genome includes a region encoding these proteins:
- a CDS encoding RHE_PE00001 family protein, whose translation MLDALKAPLAAAEDALARLDERVRASQIREGFVSRSHFGDACASLWLAGELVMLEDLVLHDARMDIRSPTHEVTRAQAVLRTRRQIAGAAPDWALSPDGLKILRGDSESRTEEATRVGEGLDGADAAALELPGGADPLAGELAALERALNRSDKLLAGDAARARGPRDPLIYDPDWEGDEKLEAWRRAGAAAPAEPPLLAAALLWDAWETNPPLERQAWLGALLVAATLRARQKTRAHLCCVNSALKLVPRERRRSRDRTVRLTAFLEAIAAGAEAGMADHDRWLLARRRLEGKLKGRRCSSRLPTLVEFMLARPIASAGMIAAALGVTPRAAQDMVAELGLREMTGRGRYRAWGIL comes from the coding sequence TTGCTGGATGCGCTGAAGGCGCCGCTCGCCGCCGCCGAGGATGCGCTGGCCCGCCTCGACGAGCGCGTCCGCGCGAGCCAGATTCGAGAGGGGTTCGTTAGCCGGTCGCATTTTGGGGACGCCTGCGCCAGCCTCTGGCTCGCCGGCGAGCTCGTCATGCTCGAGGACCTCGTGCTGCACGACGCCCGCATGGACATAAGGTCGCCGACCCACGAGGTGACCCGCGCCCAGGCGGTGCTGCGGACGCGCCGCCAGATCGCCGGGGCCGCGCCGGACTGGGCTTTGAGCCCGGACGGCCTCAAAATTTTGCGCGGCGATAGCGAAAGCAGGACGGAAGAAGCGACCCGGGTAGGGGAGGGGCTGGATGGCGCCGACGCGGCGGCGCTGGAATTGCCCGGCGGCGCCGATCCGCTCGCCGGCGAACTCGCCGCGCTCGAGCGCGCGCTCAACCGCAGCGACAAACTCCTCGCTGGCGACGCCGCCCGGGCGAGGGGCCCGCGCGACCCGCTCATCTATGATCCCGATTGGGAGGGTGACGAGAAGCTGGAGGCCTGGCGGCGCGCCGGCGCCGCGGCGCCGGCCGAACCGCCGCTTCTGGCCGCAGCCCTGCTGTGGGACGCCTGGGAGACCAACCCGCCGCTCGAGCGCCAGGCCTGGCTCGGCGCTCTGCTCGTCGCGGCGACGCTGCGGGCGCGCCAGAAAACCCGGGCGCATCTTTGCTGCGTGAATTCGGCGCTGAAGCTCGTTCCGCGTGAGCGGCGCCGGTCCAGGGACCGCACAGTCCGGCTCACCGCCTTTTTGGAGGCGATCGCGGCCGGCGCGGAGGCCGGGATGGCCGACCACGACCGCTGGCTGCTGGCGCGGCGGCGCCTCGAGGGCAAGCTGAAGGGCCGCCGCTGCTCATCCCGACTGCCCACCCTCGTGGAGTTCATGCTGGCGCGGCCGATCGCCTCGGCCGGCATGATCGCCGCCGCGCTCGGCGTCACCCCGCGGGCGGCGCAGGACATGGTCGCCGAACTCGGCCTGCGCGAAATGACCGGCCGCGGCCGCTACCGGGCCTGGGGCATCTTGTGA
- a CDS encoding Uma2 family endonuclease, translating into MGAIFDRPQIPTKHRFDVDAYYKLAEAGILPNPHRVELIDGEIIDLNAIGSPHAAITTRLTRQFIRAVGDLAIISVQNPLRLDSYNEPEPDLLVLRPRADDYQANHPGAADVLLLIEVSETSLGHDRGRKLALYAKFGVPEVWIVDIAGAAVEVCRQPKDGAYVSQERRTSGMLAPALVKGIEIDVAALLA; encoded by the coding sequence ATGGGCGCGATTTTTGATCGTCCGCAAATTCCGACGAAGCATCGCTTTGATGTCGATGCCTATTACAAATTGGCCGAGGCCGGCATTTTACCAAACCCCCATCGCGTCGAACTCATCGACGGGGAGATTATCGATTTGAATGCGATTGGCAGTCCGCATGCCGCAATCACGACGCGTCTTACCCGGCAGTTCATCCGCGCGGTCGGGGACCTCGCCATTATCAGCGTTCAAAACCCGCTTCGCCTCGATTCCTATAACGAGCCAGAACCCGATCTCCTGGTGCTGCGGCCGCGCGCCGATGATTATCAGGCGAATCATCCCGGCGCGGCTGACGTTCTGCTCTTGATCGAAGTCTCAGAAACCTCACTCGGCCATGATCGCGGGCGCAAGCTGGCGCTTTACGCGAAATTCGGCGTCCCCGAGGTCTGGATCGTCGACATCGCGGGAGCGGCCGTCGAAGTCTGCCGCCAGCCCAAGGACGGCGCCTATGTTTCGCAGGAGCGCCGGACCAGCGGCATGCTCGCGCCGGCTCTCGTCAAGGGAATAGAAATCGACGTCGCCGCGCTGCTCGCGTGA